From Nomascus leucogenys isolate Asia chromosome 15, Asia_NLE_v1, whole genome shotgun sequence, a single genomic window includes:
- the MDK gene encoding midkine: protein MQHRGFLLLTLLALLALTSAVAKKKDKVKKGGPGSECAEWAWGPCTPSSKDCGLGFREGTCGAQTQRIRCRVPCNWKKEFGADCKYKFENWGACDGGTGTKVRQGTLKKARYNAQCQETIRVTKPCTPKTKAKAKAKKGKGKD, encoded by the exons ATGCAGCACCGAGgcttcctcctcctcaccctcctcgcCCTGCTGGCGCTCACCTCCGCGGTGGCCAAAAAGAAAG ATAAGGTGAAGAAGGGCGGCCCGGGGAGCGAGTGCGCTGAGTGGGCCTGGGGGCCCTGCACCCCCAGCAGCAAGGATTGCGGCCTGGGTTTCCGCGAGGGCACCTGCGGGGCCCAGACCCAGCGCATCCGGTGCAGGGTGCCCTGCAACTGGAAGAAGGAGTTTGGAG CCGACTGCAAGTACAAGTTTGAGAACTGGGGTGCGTGTGATGGGGGCACAGGCACCAAAGTCCGCCAAGGCACCCTGAAGAAGGCGCGCTACAATGCTCAGTGCCAGGAGACCATCCGCGTCACCAAGCCCTGCACCCCCAAGACCAAAGCAAAGGCCAAAG ccaagaaagggaagggaaaggactAG
- the CHRM4 gene encoding muscarinic acetylcholine receptor M4, with protein MANFTPVNGSSGNQSVRLVTSSSHNRYETVEMVFIATVTGSLSLVTVAGNILVMLSIKVNRQLQTVNNYFLFSLACADLIIGAFSMNLYTVYIIKGYWPLGAVVCDLWLALDYVVSNASVMNLLIISFDRYFCVTKPLTYPARRTTKMAGLMIAAAWVLSFVLWAPAILFWQFVVGKRTVPDNQCFIQFLSNPAVTFGTAIAAFYLPVVIMTVLYIHISLASRSRVHKHRPEGPKEKKAKTLAFLKSPLMKQSIKKAPPGEAAREELRNGKLEEAPPPALPPPPRPVAEKDTSNESSSGSATQNTKERPATELSTTETATPAMPAPPLQPRALNPASKWSKIQIVTKQTGNECVTAIEIVPATPAGMRPAANVARKFASIARNQVRKKRQMAARERKVTRTIFAILLAFILTWTPYNVMVLVNTFCQSCIPDTVWSIGYWLCYVNSTINPACYALCNATFKKTFRHLLLCQYRNIGTAR; from the coding sequence ATGGCCAACTTCACACCTGTCAATGGCAGCTCGGGCAATCAGTCCGTGCGCCTGGTCACGTCATCATCTCACAATCGCTATGAGACGGTGGAAATGGTCTTCATTGCCACAGTGACAGGCTCCCTGAGCCTGGTGACTGTCGCGGGCAACATCCTGGTGATGCTGTCCATCAAGGTCAACAGGCAGCTGCAGACAGTCAACAACTACTTCCTCTTCAGCCTGGCGTGTGCTGATCTCATCATAGGCGCCTTCTCCATGAACCTCTACACCGTGTACATCATCAAGGGCTACTGGCCCCTGGGCGCCGTGGTCTGCGACCTGTGGCTGGCCCTGGACTACGTGGTGAGCAATGCCTCTGTCATGAACCTTCTCATCATCAGCTTTGACCGCTATTTCTGCGTCACCAAGCCCCTCACCTACCCTGCCCGGCGCACCACCAAGATGGCAGGCCTCATGATTGCCGCTGCCTGGGTACTGTCCTTCGTGCTCTGGGCACCTGCCATCTTGTTCTGGCAGTTTGTGGTGGGCAAGCGGACGGTGCCCGACAACCAGTGCTTCATCCAGTTCCTGTCCAACCCAGCAGTGACCTTTGGCACAGCCATTGCTGCCTTCTACCTGCCTGTGGTCATCATGACGGTGCTGTACATCCACATCTCCCTGGCCAGTCGCAGCCGAGTCCACAAGCACCGGCCCGAGGGCCCGAAGGAGAAGAAAGCCAAGACGCTGGCCTTCCTCAAGAGCCCACTAATGAAGCAGAGCATCAAGAAGGCCCCGCCTGGGGAGGCCGCCCGGGAGGAGCTGCGCAATGGCAAGCTGGAGGAGGCCCCCCCGCCGGCGCTGCCACCGCCGCCGCGCCCCGTGGCTGAGAAGGACACTTCCAATGAGTCCAGCTCAGGCAGTGCCACCCAGAACACCAAGGAACGCCCAGCCACAGAGCTGTCCACCACAGAGACCGCCACGCCCGCCATGCCCGCCCCTCCCCTGCAGCCGCGGGCCCTCAACCCAGCCTCCAAATGGTCCAAGATCCAGATTGTGACGAAGCAGACAGGCAACGAGTGTGTAACAGCCATTGAGATCGTGCCTGCCACGCCGGCTGGCATGCGCCCTGCGGCCAACGTGGCCCGCAAGTTCGCCAGCATCGCTCGCAACCAGGTGCGCAAGAAGCGGCAGATGGCGGCCCGGGAGCGCAAAGTGACACGAACGATCTTTGCCATCCTGCTAGCCTTCATCCTCACCTGGACGCCCTACAACGTCATGGTCCTGGTGAACACCTTCTGTCAGAGCTGCATCCCTGACACGGTGTGGTCCATCGGCTACTGGCTCTGCTACGTCAACAGCACCATCAACCCTGCCTGCTACGCTCTGTGCAACGCCACCTTTAAAAAGACCTTCCGGCACCTGCTGCTGTGCCAGTATCGGAACATCGGCACTGCCAGGTAG